One genomic region from Vicia villosa cultivar HV-30 ecotype Madison, WI unplaced genomic scaffold, Vvil1.0 ctg.000700F_1_1, whole genome shotgun sequence encodes:
- the LOC131630583 gene encoding putative expansin-B2, with translation MDFTLGHAFSYILIYVGALSILLHTPSSCFQPKKLVIVTSNFSSDSDSSSSMATWYGPPDGDGSEGGACGYGKAVGLPPFNSMISAGSQFIFQEGKGCGSCYEIMCTGNSACSENPVTVVITDKCPECSHYFDLSGKAFSSMAISGQADKLLTAGKVAVQYQRVACNYPGVSITFRVDPGSNQQYFAIVIEYEDGDGDLKTVELKEGLSPATWEAMQCSWGAVWKIDKGAPLQAPFSIRLTTIESGKIFVANNVIPVGWKPGQTFRAVGNFD, from the exons ATGGATTTTACTTTGGGACATGCATTTTCATATATACTCATCTATGTAGGTGCACTCTCAATATTACTACATACCCCTTCGTCTTGTTTTCAACCCAAAAAGCTTGTTATTGTTACTTCAAACTTCTCATCTGATTCAGATTCGTCATCTTCAATGGCTACTTGGTATGGACCTCCTGACGGTGATGGAAGTGAag gCGGTGCTTGTGGATATGGAAAAGCTGTTGGCCTGCCTCCATTCAACTCAATGATATCAGCCGGAAGCCAATTCATCTTCCAAGAAGGCAAAGGATGTGGCTCTTGTTATGAG atTATGTGCACAGGAAATTCTGCATGCTCAGAAAACCCTGTGACAGTAGTTATCACGGATAAGTGTCCTGAGTGTAGTCATTATTTTGATTTGAGTGGCAAAGCTTTTAGTTCCATGGCAATTTCAGGTCAAGCTGACAAGCTACTAACAGCCGGGAAAGTAGCAGTTCAATATCAAAG AGTTGCATGCAACTATCCTGGGGTATCAATAACTTTTCGTGTGGACCCGGGATCTAACCAACAATATTTTGCTATTGTAATTGAATATGAAGATGGGGATGGTGATCTCAAAACAGTTGAGCTCAAAGAAGGACTTAGCCCAGCAACTTGGGAAGCCATGCAATGCTCATGGGGCGCTGTTTGGAAAATTGATAAAGGGGCACCACTTCAAGCACCATTTTCTATTAGGCTAACAACAATTGAATCTGGCAAAATATTTGTGGCAAATAATGTGATCCCAGTTGGTTGGAAGCCTGGTCAGACTTTTAGAGCAGTTGGAAATTTTGATTAA